TCATGAACCTTCCACTGCTCGGGACCCTGTTCCGGAGCACGAAGGAGAACGAAGTGAAGCAGGACCTCATCATCCTCGTCACTCCTCACATCATTCGGTCCGGCCCTGAAGGGTCGTAGAAGGGGACGTGGTTGCGGCTCCCGCCTTCGGCACATCCTTTTCCCGCCGTTGGAACGGCCGCTTGATGAGGAGAGAATCCACGCGATGCTGACAGAATGCTGAGATGTCTGAGGTTGACGACGGCGGGCGAAACACACGGCCCGGCCGTGGTCGCCCTGCTGGAAGGGATCCCCGCCGGACTGGCGCTCGAGCCCGAAGATATCGCGCGGGAACTGGCGCGCCGGCAGGGCGGGCACGGCCGCGGGGGCCGCATGAAGATCGAGAAGGATGTGGGCGAGATCTTCGGCGGCGTGCGCCTCGGAGAGACGTTGGGGGCTCCGGTCGCGGTCCGGATCCCCAACCGCGACTTCAGAAACTGGGGCGCGGCGATGGCGGTCGAAGCGCCGCAGGTGGACGACGACGAACTCCTGCGCCGGGTATACCTGCCGCGACCGGGACACGCCGACCTCGCGGGAATGATCAAGTACGGGCGACAGGACGCCCGCGACATCCTCGAACGTGCAAGCGCCCGCGAGACCGCCGCGCGCGTTGCCGCCGGGGCCGTCGCCAAGCGGCTGCTGGACGAGTTCGGCGTGCGCGTCGAGAGTCACGTGGTGTCGATCGGTCCGGTGGAGGTGCCGCCCGGGCTGCCGCTGCCGGAGGATCTTCTCTCGGTGGCCGACGCCTCGCCCGTGCGCTGCATCGACGCCGACGCGACCGCCGCGATGATCGACGCGATCGATGCCGCGCGTCGCGCGGGCGATTCGCTGGGAGGCGTGTTCGAGGTCGTCGCGCGTGGCGTGCCCGTGGGGCTCGGGAGCCACGTCACCTGGGAGACCCGCCTCGGTGGCCGGATCGGCGGCGCGATGATGTCGATCCACGCGATGAAGGGCGTCGAGATCGGCATGGGATTCGAAGCCGCGCGTCACCGGGGGTCCGATGTCCACGACGAGATTGAACGGGATCCGGCGCGCCCCGAGAGCGGCGGCTACCGGCGGCGGCGGAACAACGCGGGAGGCTTGGAAGGGGGGATGACGACGGGAGGCGACATCGTCGCTCGCGTGGCGATGAAGCCGCTCAGTTCGCTGCGGCGCCCCCTCGACAGCGTGGACACCCGGACCGGCGAACCCGCCAAGGCGGTCCTCGAGCGCAGCGACGTGTGCGCGGTGCCGGCCGCCGGGATCGTCGGGGAGGCGATGCTGGCGCTGGTGCTGGCGGACGCGTGGATCGAAAAGTTCGGCGGCGACAGCCTAGCGGAGATGCGGTCCAACGTGGAGAGCTACCTCGCCCGGATCGGGACGTGACGTGTCGAGCGTGCCCCGAAGGATCTGGCTCGTCGGCCTCTCCGGGGCGGGGAAGAGCACCATAGGTCCTCTGCTCGCCCAGCGGCTGGGGTATCGCTACGTGGATCTCGACCACGAAGTCGAGGAACTGGCGGGGGAGACGATCCCTCACCTGTTCCGCGTCGGCGGGGAAGCGGAGTTCCGGC
The DNA window shown above is from Candidatus Palauibacter soopunensis and carries:
- the aroC gene encoding chorismate synthase, which produces MLRCLRLTTAGETHGPAVVALLEGIPAGLALEPEDIARELARRQGGHGRGGRMKIEKDVGEIFGGVRLGETLGAPVAVRIPNRDFRNWGAAMAVEAPQVDDDELLRRVYLPRPGHADLAGMIKYGRQDARDILERASARETAARVAAGAVAKRLLDEFGVRVESHVVSIGPVEVPPGLPLPEDLLSVADASPVRCIDADATAAMIDAIDAARRAGDSLGGVFEVVARGVPVGLGSHVTWETRLGGRIGGAMMSIHAMKGVEIGMGFEAARHRGSDVHDEIERDPARPESGGYRRRRNNAGGLEGGMTTGGDIVARVAMKPLSSLRRPLDSVDTRTGEPAKAVLERSDVCAVPAAGIVGEAMLALVLADAWIEKFGGDSLAEMRSNVESYLARIGT